The following nucleotide sequence is from Oncorhynchus masou masou isolate Uvic2021 unplaced genomic scaffold, UVic_Omas_1.1 unplaced_scaffold_3251, whole genome shotgun sequence.
gcgtgtgtttatgtcaaaatcaaatcaaatcaaattttatttgtcacatacacatggttagcgaaatgcttgtgcttccagttccgacaatgcagtaataaccaacaagtaatctaactaacaattccaaaactaatttcttatacacagtgtaaggggataaagaatatgtacataaagatatgaatgagtgatggtgcagagcagcataggcaagatacagtagatggtatcgagtacagtatatacatatgagatgagtatgtaaacaaagtggcatcgataaagtggctagtgatacatgtattacatacatgcagtagatgatagagtacagtatataagtatacatatgagatgaataatgtaggttatgtaaacattatattaggtagcattgtttaaagtggctagtgatatattttacatcctttcccatcaattcccattattgtaGTGGCTGGAGTtgggtcagtgtgttggcagcagccactcaatgttagtggttgctgtttaacagtctgatggccttgagatagaagctgtttttcagtctctcggtcccagctttgatgcacctgtactgacctcgccttctggatgctagctgggtgaacaggaagtggctcgggtgggtgttgtccttgatgatctttgtggccttcctgtaacatcgggtggtgtaggtgtcctggaggccaggtagtttgcccccggtgatacgttgtgcagacctcactaccctctggagaaccttacggttgtgggcggagcagttgccgtaccaggaggtgatacagcccgccaggatgctctcgattgtgcatctgtagaagtttgtgagtgcttttggtgacaagccgaatttcttcagcctcctgaggttgaagaggcgctgctgcgccttcttcacgatgctgtctgtgtgagtggaccaattcagtttgtctgtgatgtgtatgccgaggaacttaaaacttactaccctctccactactgttccatcgatgtggataggggggtgttccctctgctgtttcctgaagtccacaatcatctcctttgttttgttgacgttgagtgtgaggttattgtcctgacaccacactccgagggccctcacctcctccatgtaggccgtctcgtcgttgttggtaatcaagcctaccactgttgtgtcgtctgcaaacttgatgattgagttggaggtctGCGTTGccgcacagtcgtgggtgaacagggagtacaggagagggctcagaacgcacccttgtgaggccccagtgttgaggatcagcggggtggagatgttgttgcctaccctcaccacctgggggcggcccgtcaggaagtccagtacccagttgcacagggcggggtcgagacccagggtctcgagcttgatgacgagcttggcgggtactatggtgttaaatgccgagctgtagtcgatgaacagcattctcacataggtattcctcttgtccagatgggttagggcagtgtgcagtgtggttgagattgcgtcgtctgtggacctatttgggcggtaagcaaattggagtgggtctagggtgtcaggtagggtggaggtgatatggtccttgactagtctctcaaagcacttcatgatgacggaagtgagtgctacagggcggtagtcgtttagctcagttaccttagctttcttgggaacaggaacaatggtggccctcttgaagcatgtgggaacagcagactggtatagggattgattgaatatgtccgtaaacacaaaagccagctggtctgcgcatgctctgagggcgcggctggggatgccgtctggggatgccgtctgggcctgcagccttgcgagggttaacacgtttaaatgttttactcacctcggcagcagtgaaggagagaccgcatgtttccgttgcagaccgtgtcagtggcactgtattgtcctcaaagcgggcaaaaaagttatttagtctgcctgggagcaagacatcctggtccgtgactgagctggatttatttttatagtccgtgattgactgtagaccctgccacatacctcttgtgtctgagccgttgcattgagattctactttgtctctatactgacgcttagcttgtttgatagccttacggagggaatagctgcactgtttgtattcagtcatattaccagtcaccttgccctgattaaaagcagtggttcgcactttcagtttcacgtgaaagctgccatcaatccacggtttctggttagggaatgttttaatcgttgctatgggaacgacatcttcaatgcacgttctaatgaactcgcacaccgagtcagcgtattcgtcaatgttgttgcctgacgcaatacgaaacatgtcccagtccacgtgatggaagcagtcttggagtgtggaatcagcttggtcggaccagcgttggacagacctcagcgtgggagcttcttgtttcagtttctgtctataggcaggtatcagcaaaatggagtcgtggtcagcttttccgaaaggggggcggggcagggccttatatgcgtcgcggaagttagaataacagtgatccaaggttttgccagccctggtggcgcaatcgatatgctgatacattttagggagtcttgttttcagataagccttgttaaaatccccagctacaatgaatgcagcctcaggatgtatggattccagtttgcaaagagtcaaataaagttagttcagagccattgatgtgtctgcttgggggggaatatatacggctgtgattataatcgaggagaattctcttggtagataatgcggtctgcatttgattgtgaggaattctaaatcaggtgaacagaaggatttgagttcctgtatgtttctgtgatcacaccacgtctcgttagccataaggcatacgccccccacccctcttcttaccagaaaggtgtttgtttctgtcggcgagATGCGTAGAGAAAcacgctggctgcaccgccaccgagagcgtctctccagtgagccatgtttccgtgaagcaaagaacgttacagtctctgatgtccctctggaatgctacccttgctcggatttcatcaaccttgttgtcaagagactgggcattggcgagaagaatgctaggaagtggggcactatgtacccgtctacgtagtctgaccagaagaccgcctcgtttccctcttttacgaagtaatttttttgggtcgccggctgggatccattccgttgtcctggttgaaaggcagaacacaggatccgcttcgcgaaagtcatattcttggtcgtactgatggtgagttgacgttgatcttatattcagtagttcttctcgactgtatgtaatgaaacctaagatgacctggggtactaatgtaagaaataacacgtaaaaaaacaaaaaactgcatagtttcctaggaacgcgaagcgaggcggccatctctgtcggtgctGGAAGTATAgcttgtgtgtttctgtgtgtgtgtgtgtgtgtgtttctgtgtgtgtgttcctgtgtgtgtgtgtttctgtgtatgtgtttctgtgtgtgtgtttctgtgtgtgtgtttctgtgtgtgtgtgtttctgtgtgtgtgtgtttctgtgtgtgtgtttgctcagAGGGCAATGGTGGCGCTGTTTAAAAGTGGCTGGATGTCAGTGTAGCAGTGTGATGTTGTTCCCCTAGATTATGCACCAAGTTGCACACAAGGACCAATTCAAATAGGCCAAGTCAAGAggggatgttaattatttgataataataataataataataataattcagtgtgtttttttatttaattacagCTGCACAGCTAATGTTATTCTTTGGTGTAAAAACACTTTTTCATGTCAATATTGTACGTACATGTGATTGTAAAAGTTgtgtatattttggtttggtccaTCGCAGGTTATCTGTGTTTCCATACCCCCTTATTGTTCTCTTTTGCCTGTCCTTCAGCTAGCGAGGTAGGTTGTCCTTGGCTCCGAAATTGTTTAATAAAATAACGTCATAATGTTACACAATGTGCTGTTAAGCAACCATAAGTGTGTTACAATGTGGATAATATAAAGGTTTATGTTAACAAGTTTCACCAAGCTCGCTATCTAGGGTATCTATTGTAACTTGTGAGTACTTTGGacagtgtttgagtgagtgtccaTGTGCTTGCGCAGGTGCCTGAGAGCTAGGACTGTGAAGGGCTAACATATTGTGGGTTGTCTCTTCGTGTGCAGGTATATCTTTTATTTTGTCCGAATTATGTTCTGTATCATTTTGCTTGTAACACCTGCAGCACCTGTTATTTCCTTGCGCTCTTTTGCCTGACCTTCGGCTAGCAAGGTGCCTGAGAGCTTGGACTGTGCCAAGGGCGAAACAAAATGTGTGTTGTCTCTTCGTGCGCAGGGCAAATAAAAACAATTCAACTCACAGACCTTCAGTTGTGGCAGCGTCCTAAATAAAAGTACACAACGCAGAACGAACCACGCTACATCAGCATCTAATCAGTCCCTTTGCTTCCTTTTGTCACGTTTGACCCAGTCAACCAATCCCAGTCCATCTCTTCACCCGAGCCTCTGCAACCAAGCCACTGCTAGACGTCCTCAGCCGCAAACAAATTATTTACCAACAATTAAAAAACAAAattaaataaccctgcaacagtCTGATGTCGGTGGTATAACCATTGTGAATTTGATCAGACGGCTCCAAGAAGATTTTGAAAGTTTGTGTCTCCCTTCTTCAAAACCAGATGGGCTTTATTGAATTCAGTCTTGATTTCATGAGACCCACAGAGCATAATACACCTTGCAAAATGCTCTCTTTTTACAAGTAACCTTTTAGCGAACACACAGTGTAGCATAGTATCAGTTCCCAAACTTTCAGCACTACCTTGTCGCGCTGGACAAGATCGTCCTGACCAACCATTTTAGAAACACTGGTTTCTAAGAGATTCTGCTAAATTAATCAATTGGAAATGTAGAAATGGAAAAAGGCTCAACCATCTTGAGTCGAGGGGCAACCAAACAATTTGATAATCATTGAAATGGAAAAGGTGCAGCTCTTGCTCACCAGCAAAATCCTTTTCAATAACGCATTTCGTTAAGCAGTAATATGTTTTCGCAATGGTGAGCGAGTGTTTGCGCCTCTTCCTTTTCAAATCTAAAAGGTACATACTGCCAGCAGTCTCACTCACAGACTCTTCCTTTTCAAATCTAAAAGGTACATACTGCCAgcagtctcactcactcacagcctcttccttttcaaatctaaaaggtacatactgccagcagtctcactcactcacagcctCTTCCTTTTCAAATCTAAAAGGTACATATTGCAGCAGTCTCACCACTTTGAGGAAGCCTCTTCCTTTTCAAATCTAAAAGGTACATACTGCCAgcagtctcactcactcacagcccCTTCCTTTTCACATCTAAAAGGTACATACTGCCAgcagtctcactcactcacagcctCTTCATTTTCACATCTAAAAGGTACATACTGCCAgcagtctcactcactcacagcctCTTCCTTTTCACATCTAAAAGGTACATACTGCCAgcagtctcactcactcacagcctcttccttttcaaatctaaaaggtacatactgccagcagtctcactcactcacagccaCTTCCTTTCAAATCTAAAAGGTACATACTGCCAGCCGCCTCACTCACAGCCTCTTCCTTTTCAAATCTAAAAGGTACATACTGCCAgcagtctcactcactcacagccaCTTCCTTTCAAATCTAAAAGGTACATACTGCCAGCCGCCTCACTCACAGCCTCTTCCTTTTCAAATCTAAAAGGTACATACTGCCAACCGCCTCACTCACAGCCACTTCCTTTTCAAATCTAAAAGGTACATACTGCCAgcagtctcactcactcacagcctCTTCCTTTTCAAATCTAAAAGGTCCATACTGCCAgcagtctcactcactcacagcctcttccttttcaaatctaaaaggtacatactgccagcagtctcactcactcacagcctcttccttttcaaatctaaaaggtacatactgccagcagtctcactcactcacagcctCTTCCTTTTCAAATCTAAAAGGTACATACTGCCAGCAGGCTCACCTCTTTGAGGCAGCCTCTTCCTTTTCAAATCTAAAAGGTACATATTGCAGCAGTCTCACCTCTTTGAGGCAGCCTCTTCCTTTTCAAATCTAAAAGGTACATATTGCAGCAGTCTCACCTCTTTGAGGCAGCCTCTTCCTTTTCAAATCTAAAAGGTACATATTGCAGCAGTCTCACTTCTTTGAGGCAGCCTCTTTCTTTTCAAATCTAAAAGGTACATATTGCAGCAGTCTCACTTCTTTGAGGCAGCCTCTTTCTTTTCAAATCTAAAAGGTACATATTGCAGCAGTCTCACTTCTTTGAGGCAGCCTCTTCCTTTTCAAATCTAAAAGGTACATATTGCAGCAGTCTCACCTCTTTGAGGCAGCCTCTTCCTTTTCAAATCTAAAAGGTACATACTGCAGCAGTCTCACCTCTTTGAGGCAGCCTCTTCCTTTTCAAATCTAAAAGGTACATATTGCAGCAGTCTCACCTCTTTGAGGCAGCCTCTTTCTTTTCAAATCTAAAAGGTACATACTGCAGCAGTCTCACCTCTTTGAGGCAGCCTCTTCCTTTTCAAATCTAAAAGGTACATATTGCAGCAGTCTCACCTCTTTGAGGCAGCCTCTTTCTTTTCAAATCTAAAAGGTACATATTGCAGCAGCCTCACTTCTTTGAGGCAGCCTCTTTCTTTTCAAATCTAAAAGGTACATATTGCAGCAGCCTCACTTCTTTGAGGCAGCCTCTTCCTTTTCAAATCTAAAAGGTACATACTGCAGCAGTCTCACCTCTTTGAGGCAGCCTCTTCCTTTTCAAATCTAAAAGGTACATATTGCAGCAGCCTCACTTCTTTGAGGCAGCCTCTTCCTTTTCAAATCTAAAAGGTACATACTGCAGCAGTCTCACCTCTTTGAGGCAGCCTCTTCCTTTTCAAATCTAAAAGGTACATACTGCAGCAGTCTCACCTCTTTGAGGCAGCCCATGAAGTTGTTGCTGACAGGAGACCCAGGCAGGTCAGCGGTGCTGGGGCTTCCACCCACGTAGAAGAAGTCATCGGATCCCAGCATGGTGTAGTCCTCCTGGGTGTAGCCCGTGGTCGTCAGGATACCGTCAACCGATAACGTCACCTAGACAACGGGAAGAACCAGGAAGGAGAAAGTCCACTCATGACCATCTTGGGGTTGGTTAGGAATTGGGTTCCTCTTATGTACCAGGGAATACGTTTGttaggttgttgtttttttgtctggATATTGTCTCAGTTGTGTTTTGGTTATGCTCGCTCTATAGAGTTATGGCTTAAGGTGTTTGGCCCAGTCCCAAAACCAGGACCGTGTCACTGGATTCCTCATTGATTATTTAACGCACTTCAACTCTTAGGTTCAACAAGGTCAGGTAGAGAATATATATCAGCAGTATATTTTCTTTAACTTTGAATGCAGGTTAGAATATGTGATTTCTTAGGGTATTTCGGAATTTGGTTAGATTTGAATGGTTAGTAAGATGCCAACAACACCAAGGACAAATTGATTGTGCTTGTTTTAGTTTGAGTTCAAGGGaataaagagggggagggaagagggaaggaagaaatggagggaatagagagggggaggaagaggggaaggaagaaatggagggaatacagaggggagggaagagggaaggaagaaatggagggaataaagaggggagggaagaggggaaggaagaaatggagggaataaagagggggaggaagaggggaaggaagacatggagggaataaagaggggagggaagaggggaaggaagaaatggagggaataaagagggggagggaagagggaaggaagaaagggagggaataaagaggggggagggaagagggaaggaagaaatggagggaataaagagggggagggaagaggggaaggaagaaatggaggaattaagaggggagggaagaggggaaggaagaaagggagggaataaagaggggggagggaagaggggaaggaagaaatggagggaataaagaggggaggaagaggggaaggaagaaatggagggaataaagagggagggaagaggggaaggaagaaagggagggaataaagagggggagggaagaggggaaggaagaaatggagggaataaagaagggagggaagaggggaaggaagaaatggagggaataaagagggggaggaagaggggaaggaagaaagggagggaataaagagggggagggaagaggggaaggaagaaatggagggaatacagagggggaggaagaggggaaggaagacatggagggaataaagagggggagggaagaggggaaggaagacatggagggaataaagaggggagggaagaggggaaggaagacatggagggaataaagaggggagggaagaggggaaggaagacaTTGAGGGAatacagagggggagggaagaggggaaggaagaaatggagggaataaagagggagggaagaggggaaggaagacaTGGAGTGAAtaaagaggggagggaagaggggaaggaagacatggagggaataaagagggggagggaagaggggaaggaagacatggagggaataaagagggtgagggaagaggggaaggaagacatggagggaataaagagggtgagggaagaggggaaggaagacatggagggaataaagagggggagggaagaggggaaggaagaaatggagggaataaagagggggagggaagaggggaaggaagaaatggagggaatacagagggggagggaagaggggaaggaagacatggagggaataaagagggggagggaagagggaaggaagacatggagggaataaagaggggagggaagaggggaaggaagacatggagggaataaagagggggagggaagaggggaaggaagacatggagggaataaagaggggagggaagaggggaaggaagacatggagggaataaagaggggagggaagaggggaaggaagacatggagggaataaagagggggagggaagaggggaaggaagaaatggagggaatacagaggggagggtagaggggaaGGAATAAATGGAGGGAataaagaggggaggggggggggaggagaaaggaaggagaaCACAGAAAACCCCAAAGGAAAATAGGAATGATTTATACCAGACAATGGAGTTTGTTTACCATAGCGTGTCCAATGCCTGATTGCTTTGACGAAAAGGGGGGGGAGGAATGAAAACAAAAAGTGAACCAGAGGGGTTGTtaattaataaaacattaaaaaataaacaatatgAATAAAGAATGATGAAGACTTTGGATTGGGTGTTGTTAGTACAATAGCTGGTTTGGCAACGGTCAGTAGGACAATGATTCATTCCATGAGTAGTTAGATGTCATTTTCTACAAAAGCTTGTTCCCAGGGAGATAAGCCAGAGAGAGTGATTGAGAAAGAAAAGACTGGGGGATACTCTATGGACTATAACTCAATGTGTAATTCCAAACTATTCCATAGGTAGAGGGATGAACCTTAGTCATAGTaatataaaaatatttaaaattaaatgtaaaaaacaacatCTGACGTTAATGTATTTTACAAAATACAGTCTAAATTAAAAGTGTTACAAATTATAATCTAACTACAAATTCCTTACATCTCATAGTTGAAATCCATTGTCCTAGTCTATCTTTGGCCCCTCACCTAGAGCCAGAaacctccctccatccactctcACTGAGGAGGTGAAAGGGAACTTTACAGCTGAACTGAGATCAGTCTAGAGTAAACAGGAGCCATTGTGGTTGACTGGAGCTTCCCTCTGCCAACAGCCACGatcagggagagatagagagtgagagagagacagagagatagagatagagagtaggagagagagatagagagagagagagagacagagatagagagagagacagagacagagatagatagagagagagagagagagacagagacagagacagagatagagagacagagacagagacagagacagagacagagatagagagagagagagagagacagagacagagacagagatagagagagagacagagacagagacagagacagagatagatagagagagagagagagagacagagatagagagagagacagagacagagacagagacagagatagatagagagagagagagagagagagagacagagacagagacagagatagagagagagagacagagacagagacagagatagagagagagagacagagatagagagagacagagacagagacagagacagagatagatagagagagagagacagagacagagacagagacagagatagagagagagagacagagacagagacagagatagagagagagatagagagagagagagagagacagagatagagagagagacagagacagagacagagacagagatagatagagagagagagagagagacagagatagagagagagacagagacagagacagagacagagatagatagagagagagagagagagacagagacagagatagagagagagagacagagacagagacagagatagagagagagagagagagagagacagagacagagacagagatagagagagagacagcgagagatagagagtaagagagagagaagcagtctCCTGAACACATCAAATGTGTGATGGCTtctgggagagcgagagagagacagagagagagagacagagaaagacagagagacagagagagacagagagagagagacagagagagagagagagaaagacagagagagaaaagagagaaagacagagaaagacagagagccagagagagacagagagagagagagagagagagagagagagagaaagacagagaaagacagagagccagagagagacagagagagacagagagagagagaaagagaaagacagagagacagagagagagagaaagagagaaagacagagagccagagagagacagagagagagagagagagagagacagagagacagagaaacagagagagagagagacagagagacagagagacagagagagcgagagagagacagagagagagataaagacagagaaagacagagagagacagagagagacagcgagagagagagacagagagacagagagagagagagacagagagacagagagagagagagacagagagagagagagagacagagagagacagagagagagagaaagagagagagagagaatagtgggGGGTTCTGCTCACAGAGTTCAGCAGTGAGCCTTGATGGACATAGGGAAATCTGACAGGAAATTGGTGCGCTTGGAATTCAGGAAATATGGGGAAAATTTATTCCACGAAAGTAAGTCAAAGTAGGCATGAAATAAACAATGTTAGTAGTAAACAGTAATTACATAGTGCGAttaaatttttttttatatatatagagTCTTAAGAAGAAGAATTCTTGTGAACTTTTCCAGCTATGATCAACAAACTAAAATAACAGGAGAATGTATGACGCTCAATAAAAACTATTTAGGAACTGAACCCAAGACACAATTTCCTGTCTCACCCTCCCGAGCCACTATTACCTGTCCCACCTTCCTTAGCAACAATtacctgtctcaccctccctaGCCACTATTACCTGTCTGAGGTTGCGCGTAACCTTGACGTCGTGCCAGGCATTGTCATTGAACTTCCCGTTGACAGGCTCCACGATGGCCTCGAAGGCCCCGGAGCCCAGGTTGATGACCAGGGACACGGCTCCATCCTTCAGGGCCAGGTTGACGTAGTCAGCAGACTTCCCCGTGTGGAGGATCAGGCCATTGCGCTGCCACGTCTTGAAGGAGAGCGTGATCTCGTCGCTGGAGGACTGGATAGGGTTCTGGGACAGGTCGTAGCAGAAGTACTCAGAGCCGCGGAACGTGGCCACATTCTCCTCCCGCACTGCAATGGAACAGAGAACAGGTGTTAGAACCCAACCAAAGATAAACCAAAGAgtaaaagggagggagaggttagAACCTAATATAGAAAACACAACAGAGAAACTAGAGATGTTATAGCATGAAGACTCCAGATATCTAGGACATTTAAAGATGTAGTCAAGACACAATAAAAGCAACCCCAGCATAACAGACACCAATAATACTGAGAAGATACAGGATAGACTGAGTTTCAGTGCAGCGTGACAATTAAATATAACatttggagagagggagtgtcaaGCATAGCTATCGTCAAACATTATCAGAAGGCTAATTTTGCATGTGGAATTGGTATATCCTGTGAAATGGCAGGATTGTAATAAAGGGTTCTGCTTTAAATTCGATGGAAGGAAGGAGATAAAACGAGggcatgagagagggagagagagagaaggagcgagagagagagagagtagagggagcaTCAAGGAGATGAACATTGTTGAACACATTCGAGCcttggaaggagggagggagggagggagggagggagggagggagggggggagggagggagggagggagggagggagggagggagggagggagggagggagggagggagggagggagggagggagggagggaaaagagtgCCGTCTGGAGCACTTATCTGTGAGATCATCTTCAATTAGCTCTCTGTCGGCAAAGTGGAGTGATGCTGGGGAGTGTGTGGGTTTAGCCATAGCCAGGCGGAATATATCAGAGCCAGACAGCCAGCGGTAGCCGCTCCACTCCCTCTCTGGCTCTGGGCTACAACATGTTCTCTGCATACTCAATAAGGCCCTGGTCGACTGGAAATGGCTTCCGTCTTTGATCCTCCGAATAAAGCGGCTACAGTCTTCAGGCCTCATTTCCTCAAAAGGAATCCATTCCACAGTGAAAATGGCACTTGGCTAGAATATGTGCCTCAGACCCAGGTCCAGTGCTGATAGGACAGAATGTGTGCCTCAGACCCAGGTCCAGTGCTGATAGGACAGAATGTGTGCCTCAGACCCAGGTCCAGTGCTGATAGGACAGAATGTG
It contains:
- the LOC135534315 gene encoding neurexin-3-like, producing the protein MQDLSPWGQDDHKNHTGDLVNDLQRAGTKAVREENVATFRGSEYFCYDLSQNPIQSSSDEITLSFKTWQRNGLILHTGKSADYVNLALKDGAVSLVINLGSGAFEAIVEPVNGKFNDNAWHDVKVTRNLRQVTLSVDGILTTTGYTQEDYTMLGSDDFFYVGGSPSTADLPGSPVSNNFMGCLKE